Proteins from a single region of Sphaerochaeta globosa str. Buddy:
- a CDS encoding sugar phosphate isomerase/epimerase family protein — protein sequence MSRLVTLASGQFGDLPLEDLCRLAKDMGYEGLELATHAHFDVQKALHDPSYLPMVQETLNRYGLACKAISAHLTGQCVCDVWDERLDGFAPSHLAGKPEAIRAWAIEEMKDTARAAQQFGVSVVNGFTGSPIWARWYSYPQTSDAMIEAGFQLVHDLWTPIFDVFDACDVRFALEVHPTEIAFDWYTTERLFKLFNYRKTLGLNFDPSHLVWQGVDEVGFARDFANRIYHVHMKDVKLKSNPRAGILGSFLPFGDTRRSWDFVSVGHGNVDFDGIIRELNRAGYTGPLSVEWEDSGMDRVFGATESCAYVKKINFSSSSIAFDAALKTQ from the coding sequence ATGAGTCGTTTGGTTACCTTGGCTTCAGGCCAATTCGGGGATTTGCCGTTGGAAGACCTCTGCCGTCTTGCAAAAGATATGGGCTACGAGGGGCTTGAGCTTGCCACCCATGCACATTTTGATGTGCAGAAAGCTTTGCATGATCCTTCCTACCTTCCTATGGTGCAGGAAACTCTGAACCGATATGGTCTTGCCTGTAAGGCGATCAGCGCCCATTTGACCGGCCAATGTGTCTGTGATGTCTGGGACGAGCGTCTGGATGGATTTGCCCCTTCCCATTTGGCCGGCAAGCCTGAAGCGATCAGGGCTTGGGCCATCGAGGAAATGAAGGATACCGCTCGTGCTGCCCAACAGTTTGGGGTTTCTGTGGTGAATGGATTTACCGGATCTCCCATCTGGGCTCGTTGGTACTCCTATCCGCAAACCAGCGATGCAATGATTGAGGCGGGTTTTCAGCTCGTTCATGACCTATGGACCCCGATTTTCGATGTATTTGATGCGTGTGATGTGCGCTTTGCCTTGGAGGTGCATCCCACTGAAATCGCCTTCGATTGGTATACAACCGAACGGCTGTTCAAACTTTTCAACTACCGGAAAACCCTTGGACTCAATTTTGATCCAAGTCATCTGGTTTGGCAGGGAGTGGATGAGGTAGGGTTCGCAAGGGATTTTGCGAATCGGATTTACCACGTTCATATGAAGGATGTAAAGCTAAAAAGCAATCCCCGAGCAGGGATCCTGGGCTCGTTCCTTCCCTTCGGCGATACGCGTCGAAGCTGGGATTTTGTTTCCGTTGGGCATGGAAATGTGGATTTTGATGGGATTATCCGAGAACTCAACCGCGCCGGCTATACGGGACCACTGTCGGTGGAGTGGGAGGATTCAGGTATGGACAGGGTTTTCGGAGCTACCGAGAGCTGTGCCTACGTGAAGAAAATAAATTTTAGTAGTTCCTCGATTGCCTTCGATGCAGCCCTGAAAACCCAGTAA
- a CDS encoding branched-chain amino acid aminotransferase, with protein sequence MRPKEHRMEKKNIDWGSLGFSYTKTDSRYVSYWKDNQWDDGAMVEDANVTINESAGVLQYAQTCFEGLKAYTTIDGKVVAFRPDLNAQRMYDTAHRLLMPPFPHDRFIDALDKLVKANLAFVPPYGSGATLYIRPYLFGSGPVIGVAPAPEYTFRMFCTPVGPYFKSGIKPLKLQVSEFDRAAPRGTGHIKGGLNYAMSLYAGHEAHKNGFAENLYLDAATQSFVEETGGANFIFVTKDNKVVTPKSPSILPSITRRSLMYVAKEILHLETEERPVPLDEVAEFAEGGLCGTAAVISPIGSITTKKGVIYLPSGMEKMGPITQKLYDTLTGIQMGRLEAPEGWIHTIA encoded by the coding sequence CTGCGGCCGAAGGAACATCGTATGGAAAAGAAGAACATTGATTGGGGCAGTCTTGGATTCAGCTATACCAAGACCGATAGCCGGTATGTCTCGTACTGGAAAGATAACCAGTGGGATGACGGAGCAATGGTTGAAGATGCCAATGTAACCATCAACGAGAGCGCAGGGGTTCTACAATATGCCCAGACCTGTTTCGAAGGCCTAAAAGCATATACCACCATCGATGGAAAGGTAGTTGCCTTTCGTCCCGATCTCAATGCCCAACGCATGTACGATACCGCTCACAGGCTTCTGATGCCTCCGTTCCCCCATGATCGCTTCATCGATGCCCTGGATAAACTGGTGAAAGCCAATCTTGCATTTGTTCCTCCCTATGGCAGTGGAGCAACGCTCTATATTCGTCCGTACCTTTTTGGCAGTGGTCCTGTTATCGGTGTTGCCCCGGCTCCTGAATATACCTTCAGAATGTTCTGTACTCCTGTCGGTCCGTATTTCAAGAGTGGAATCAAGCCACTGAAGTTGCAGGTAAGCGAATTCGACCGGGCAGCCCCGCGTGGTACCGGCCACATAAAGGGTGGGCTGAACTATGCCATGAGCCTGTATGCAGGACATGAAGCGCACAAGAATGGATTTGCCGAGAACCTCTACCTCGATGCAGCAACGCAGAGTTTCGTTGAGGAGACGGGTGGGGCGAACTTCATTTTTGTGACCAAGGACAACAAGGTGGTAACCCCCAAGAGTCCTTCCATCCTGCCATCCATCACCCGTCGTTCACTGATGTATGTTGCCAAGGAAATTCTCCACCTCGAGACCGAGGAGCGTCCGGTTCCACTTGATGAAGTTGCTGAATTTGCTGAAGGAGGGCTGTGCGGCACTGCTGCAGTCATCTCTCCCATCGGCTCGATTACCACCAAAAAGGGAGTAATCTACCTACCCAGCGGCATGGAGAAGATGGGTCCTATCACCCAAAAGCTGTACGATACACTCACAGGTATCCAAATGGGAAGACTCGAAGCCCCCGAGGGCTGGATTCACACCATCGCATAA